From Dermochelys coriacea isolate rDerCor1 chromosome 23, rDerCor1.pri.v4, whole genome shotgun sequence, one genomic window encodes:
- the TMEM86B gene encoding lysoplasmalogenase: MDILETDTRYRRNIAADAASRCLKLLPFLASCGLYFVLWLPEPSWVSAGVKSLPLLSLVFFLTAQAWGDGACTPSACRVCWGLMFSSVGDACLVWPQLFLLGMVAFALAHVCYIWALGLHPARPWLLLPLALAWAGAYTTLWPCLRGPYVPAVGVYGALLAAVGWRALARPPPHLAVATGSLLFMASDLVLARDHFCAPVPQARLIVMGTYYAAQGLIAAWAPRAPHASPRWKES; this comes from the exons ATGGACATTCTGGAGACGGACACCCGCTACCGCCGGAACATTGCGGCTGAT GCCGCGAGCCGCTGCCTCAAGCTGCTGCCGTTCCTGGCCTCCTGCGGCCTGTACTTCGTCCTGTGGCTGCCTGAGCCCAGCTGGGTCAGCGCTGGCGTCAAGAGCCTCCCGCTCCTGAGCCTGGTCTTCTTCCTGACAGCCCAGGCCTGGGGCGATGGCGCCTGCACCCCCTCGGCCTGCCGGGTCTGCTGGGGGCTGATGTTCTCCAGCGTGGGAGACGCCTGCCTCGTCTGGCCGCAGCTATTCCTCCTAG gcatggTGGCCTTTGCTCTGGCTCACGTCTGCTACATCTGGGCCCTGGGCCTGCATCCCGCCCgcccctggctcctgctgccACTGGCGCTGGCCTGGGCGGGGGCCTACACGACGCTCTGGCCCTGCCTGCGGGGCCCCTATGTGCCGGCCGTGGGGGTCTATGGGGCGCTGCTGGCGGCCGTAGGCTGGCGGGCCCTGGCCCGGCCTCCCCCCCACCTGGCCGTGGCCACCGGTTCCCTGCTCTTCATGGCCTCTGACCTGGTCCTGGCCAGGGACCACTTTTGCGCCCCGGTGCCCCAGGCCCGGCTCATCGTCATGGGCACCTACTACGCGGCCCAGGGGCTGATCGCAGCCTGGGCCCCCCGGGCCCCCCACGCCAGCCCCCGCTGGAAGGAGAGCTGA